A window from Pseudomonas sp. Tri1 encodes these proteins:
- the hutH gene encoding histidine ammonia-lyase, translating into MSQAEKIVIADAPLRWQDVVAVARFGAVLELSAQAWARIDNAQAIVQRIVVSGERAYGVNTGLGALCNVSLKDEQLSQLSRNTLLSHACGVGTPLSDEQTRAILCAAILNYSHGKSGIHRRVVEALLALLNRGITPQVPSQGSVGYLTHMAHISIALLGVGNVSYRGQIVPAQQALAAEGLQPVQLGAKDGLCLVNGTPCMTGLSCLALADATRLVQWADVIGAMSFEAQRGQIAAFDAEIIALKPHPGMQQVGVNLRALLDGSEVIASSLGIRTQDALSIRSIPQVHGAARDQLEHARKQIETELNATTDNPLLLGTPENFRVMSQANPHGQSVALAADLLAIAMAEIGSIAERRLDRLINPHVSGLPAFLVANPGVNSGMMIVQYVAASLCAENRQLAQPAVLDNFVTSGLQEDHLSMGTNAALKLHRALENCTQILAIEYLLAAQAFEFLKAQHFGAGTDIAWKLLRERVPAYDQDRWLAPDIASAAALLKDPTVLHNALPNLN; encoded by the coding sequence ATGTCCCAGGCTGAAAAAATCGTAATCGCCGATGCCCCGTTGCGTTGGCAGGATGTGGTCGCTGTCGCCCGCTTCGGTGCTGTGCTTGAGCTGTCGGCCCAGGCCTGGGCGCGGATCGACAATGCCCAGGCCATCGTCCAGCGCATCGTCGTAAGTGGCGAGCGGGCCTACGGCGTCAACACCGGCCTGGGGGCCTTGTGCAATGTCTCGCTCAAGGACGAACAACTCAGCCAACTGTCACGCAACACCCTGCTCAGCCATGCCTGTGGCGTGGGCACGCCGCTTTCCGATGAGCAAACCCGGGCGATTCTCTGCGCCGCCATCCTCAATTACAGCCACGGAAAATCCGGCATTCACCGCCGGGTGGTCGAAGCTTTGCTGGCGCTGCTCAATCGCGGGATCACGCCGCAAGTGCCGTCCCAGGGTTCGGTGGGTTACCTGACCCACATGGCCCATATCAGCATCGCGCTGCTGGGCGTTGGCAATGTCAGCTATCGTGGGCAAATAGTCCCGGCGCAACAGGCCCTGGCCGCAGAGGGCTTGCAACCGGTGCAACTGGGGGCCAAGGACGGTCTGTGCCTGGTCAACGGCACGCCGTGCATGACCGGCCTCAGTTGCCTGGCCCTGGCCGATGCAACGCGGCTGGTGCAATGGGCCGATGTGATCGGTGCCATGAGCTTCGAGGCCCAGCGCGGACAGATCGCCGCGTTCGATGCCGAGATCATCGCCCTCAAGCCGCACCCAGGCATGCAGCAGGTCGGGGTCAATTTGCGGGCCTTGCTCGACGGCAGTGAAGTCATCGCCTCGAGCCTGGGCATTCGCACTCAGGATGCCCTGAGCATCCGCTCGATCCCCCAAGTGCACGGTGCCGCTCGCGATCAGTTGGAGCATGCCCGTAAACAGATCGAAACCGAACTCAACGCCACCACCGATAACCCGCTGTTACTGGGTACGCCGGAAAACTTCCGGGTCATGTCCCAGGCCAACCCTCACGGCCAATCGGTGGCGTTGGCGGCGGACCTGCTGGCGATTGCCATGGCCGAGATCGGCTCCATCGCCGAGCGCCGCCTCGACCGCTTGATCAACCCCCACGTCAGTGGCCTGCCGGCCTTTCTGGTGGCCAACCCTGGCGTGAATTCGGGGATGATGATCGTGCAGTATGTCGCCGCTTCGCTGTGCGCGGAAAATCGCCAACTGGCGCAACCGGCGGTGCTCGACAATTTCGTCACTTCAGGGCTGCAGGAAGATCACTTGAGCATGGGCACCAACGCCGCCCTGAAGCTGCATCGAGCGCTGGAAAACTGCACGCAGATCCTCGCCATTGAATACTTGCTGGCGGCCCAGGCCTTTGAATTTCTCAAGGCGCAGCACTTCGGTGCTGGCACCGATATCGCCTGGAAACTGCTGCGTGAGCGCGTTCCGGCCTACGACCAGGACCGCTGGCTGGCGCCGGACATCGCCAGCGCCGCCGCGCTGCTTAAAGACCCAACCGTGTTGCACAACGCTTTACCGAATTTGAATTGA
- the hutI gene encoding imidazolonepropionase, translating to MKTLWQNCHAATMAQGVYSIIEDAAIVTLGEHIQWIGPRAELPAGDYPAVTDLKGAWVTPGLIDCHTHTVFGGNRSGEFEQRLQGVSYAEIAAAGGGIASTVRATRAASEDELFASAAKRLQSLMRDGVTTVEIKSGYGLDLASERKILRVIRRLGAELPVSVRSTCLAAHALPPEYKDQADDYIEHICTEMLPALAAEGLVDAVDAFCEYLAFSPAQVERVFITAQQLGLPVKLHAEQLSSLHGSSLAARYQALSADHLEFMTEDDARAMAESGTVAVLLPGAFYFLRETQLPPMDALRKHGVKIAVASDLNPGTSPALSLRLMLNMACTCFRMTPEEALAGATIHAAQALGMADTHGSLEAGKVADFVAWHIDRPADLAYWLGGELEKRVVRHGVEID from the coding sequence ATGAAAACCCTCTGGCAAAACTGCCACGCCGCCACCATGGCCCAGGGCGTCTACTCGATCATCGAAGACGCCGCCATCGTTACCCTGGGCGAGCACATTCAATGGATCGGCCCGCGCGCGGAGCTGCCCGCCGGAGACTACCCGGCGGTTACGGACCTCAAGGGCGCCTGGGTCACTCCGGGGCTGATCGACTGCCACACCCACACGGTGTTTGGTGGCAACCGCAGCGGTGAGTTCGAACAGCGTCTGCAAGGCGTCAGCTACGCCGAGATCGCGGCGGCCGGCGGTGGCATCGCCAGCACCGTGCGTGCCACTCGCGCCGCCAGTGAAGACGAGCTGTTCGCCAGCGCCGCCAAACGCCTGCAAAGCCTGATGCGCGACGGCGTGACCACGGTGGAAATCAAGTCCGGCTACGGCCTGGACCTGGCCAGCGAACGCAAAATCCTGCGCGTCATCCGTCGCCTTGGCGCCGAACTGCCGGTCAGCGTTCGCAGCACCTGTCTGGCGGCCCACGCCTTGCCACCGGAATACAAAGATCAGGCCGATGATTACATTGAGCACATCTGCACCGAGATGCTGCCAGCGCTGGCGGCCGAAGGGCTGGTGGATGCGGTGGATGCCTTTTGCGAATACCTGGCGTTTTCCCCGGCACAAGTCGAGCGGGTGTTTATCACTGCTCAACAACTGGGGCTGCCAGTGAAGCTGCACGCCGAGCAATTGTCGTCCCTGCACGGTTCAAGCCTGGCGGCGCGTTACCAGGCGCTGTCGGCCGATCACCTGGAATTCATGACCGAGGACGATGCCAGGGCCATGGCCGAGTCCGGCACGGTGGCGGTGCTGCTGCCAGGGGCGTTTTATTTCCTGCGCGAAACCCAACTGCCGCCCATGGACGCCCTGCGCAAGCACGGCGTGAAGATCGCCGTGGCCAGCGATCTCAACCCTGGCACCTCGCCGGCGCTGTCGCTGCGCTTGATGTTGAACATGGCCTGCACGTGCTTTCGGATGACCCCCGAAGAAGCCCTGGCCGGGGCGACTATTCATGCCGCCCAGGCCTTGGGTATGGCGGACACCCACGGTTCGCTGGAAGCCGGCAAAGTGGCGGATTTTGTCGCCTGGCACATCGACCGTCCGGCTGACCTGGCGTACTGGCTCGGTGGCGAACTGGAAAAACGCGTCGTGCGTCACGGCGTTGAAATCGATTGA
- a CDS encoding proline/glycine betaine ABC transporter permease: protein MFPESFTFSIADWVNGWVDSLVTNYGDVFRHISDTLLWAIVNLEGLLRMAPWWLMLAIVGGIAWHATRKVVATAVIVGLLFLVGAVGLWDKLMQTLALMLVATLISVLIGIPLGILSARSNRLRSVLMPLLDIMQTMPSFVYLIPVLMLFGLGKVPAIFATVIYAAPPLIRLTDLGIRQVDGEVMEAINAFGANRWQQLFGVQLPLALPSIMAGINQTTMMALSMVVIASMIGARGLGEDVLVGIQTLNVGRGLEAGLAIVILAVVIDRITQAYGRPRHEVSK from the coding sequence ATGTTTCCCGAAAGCTTTACCTTCTCCATCGCCGACTGGGTCAACGGTTGGGTCGACTCCCTGGTGACCAACTATGGCGATGTGTTCCGGCACATCTCCGACACCTTGCTGTGGGCCATCGTCAACCTCGAAGGCCTGCTGCGCATGGCGCCCTGGTGGCTGATGCTGGCCATCGTTGGCGGCATTGCCTGGCATGCCACCCGCAAGGTCGTGGCCACGGCAGTGATCGTCGGCCTGCTGTTTCTGGTGGGCGCGGTGGGCCTGTGGGACAAACTGATGCAGACCCTCGCCCTGATGCTGGTGGCGACGCTGATCTCGGTATTGATCGGCATTCCGCTGGGCATTCTTTCGGCGCGCAGCAATCGCCTGCGTTCGGTGCTGATGCCATTGCTGGACATCATGCAGACCATGCCGAGTTTCGTGTACCTGATTCCGGTGTTGATGCTGTTTGGCCTGGGCAAGGTCCCGGCGATTTTCGCCACGGTGATCTACGCTGCGCCGCCACTGATTCGCTTGACCGACCTGGGCATCCGCCAGGTGGACGGCGAAGTCATGGAAGCCATCAACGCCTTCGGCGCCAACCGTTGGCAACAGCTGTTCGGCGTGCAACTGCCCCTGGCCCTGCCAAGCATCATGGCCGGGATCAACCAGACCACCATGATGGCCCTGTCGATGGTCGTCATCGCTTCGATGATCGGCGCCCGAGGCCTGGGTGAAGATGTGCTGGTTGGCATCCAGACCCTCAACGTCGGACGCGGCCTCGAAGCGGGGCTGGCAATCGTGATTCTCGCCGTGGTCATCGACCGCATTACCCAGGCCTATGGTCGTCCTCGGCATGAGGTGAGCAAATGA
- the hutU gene encoding urocanate hydratase has product MTDATQKPEKYRDVEIRAPRGNTLTAKSWLTEAPLRMLMNNLDPEVAENPKELVVYGGIGRAARNWECYDKIVESLTNLNDDETLLVQSGKPVGVFKTHSNAPRVLIANSNLVPHWASWEHFNELDAKGLAMYGQMTAGSWIYIGSQGIVQGTYETFVEAGRQHYNDDLKGKWVLTAGLGGMGGAQPLAATLAGACSLNIECQQVSIDFRLKTRYVDEQATDLDDALARIAKYTAEGKAISIALCGNAAEILPEMVRRGVRPDMVTDQTSAHDPLNGYLPAGWTWDQYRARAKTEPAAVVKAAKQSMAVHVKAMLAFQKMGVPTFDYGNNIRQMAQEEGVENAFDFPGFVPAYIRPLFCRGIGPFRWAALSGDPQDIYKTDAKVKELIPDDAHLHNWLDMARERISFQGLPARICWVGLGLRAKLGLAFNEMVRSGELSAPIVIGRDHLDSGSVASPNRETESMQDGSDAVSDWPLLNALLNTASGATWVSLHHGGGVGMGFSQHSGMVIVCDGTDEAAERIARVLHNDPATGVMRHADAGYQIAIDCAKEQGLNLPMITGK; this is encoded by the coding sequence GTGACCGACGCTACCCAAAAACCTGAAAAATACCGTGACGTTGAAATTCGCGCCCCTCGCGGTAACACGCTGACCGCCAAGAGCTGGCTGACTGAAGCGCCGCTGCGCATGTTGATGAACAACCTCGACCCGGAAGTCGCCGAGAACCCCAAGGAACTGGTGGTTTACGGTGGCATTGGCCGCGCGGCGCGTAACTGGGAGTGCTATGACAAGATCGTCGAAAGCCTCACCAACCTCAATGACGACGAAACTTTGCTGGTGCAATCCGGCAAGCCGGTCGGCGTGTTCAAGACCCACAGCAATGCACCTCGCGTCCTGATCGCCAACTCCAATCTGGTTCCACATTGGGCCAGTTGGGAACACTTCAACGAACTCGACGCCAAGGGCCTGGCCATGTACGGCCAGATGACCGCCGGCAGCTGGATCTACATCGGCAGCCAGGGCATCGTGCAGGGCACCTACGAAACCTTCGTCGAAGCCGGTCGCCAGCATTACAACGATGACCTGAAAGGCAAGTGGGTCCTGACCGCCGGCCTGGGTGGCATGGGCGGTGCGCAACCGTTGGCCGCGACCCTGGCCGGTGCTTGCTCGCTGAACATCGAATGCCAGCAGGTGAGTATCGATTTCCGCCTCAAGACCCGCTACGTCGACGAGCAGGCCACTGACCTGGATGACGCCTTGGCGCGTATTGCGAAATACACCGCAGAAGGCAAGGCGATTTCCATCGCGCTGTGTGGGAACGCTGCCGAAATCCTGCCGGAAATGGTCCGTCGTGGCGTGCGCCCGGACATGGTTACCGACCAGACCAGTGCCCACGACCCCCTCAACGGTTACCTGCCGGCCGGCTGGACCTGGGACCAATACCGTGCCCGCGCCAAGACCGAACCCGCCGCCGTGGTGAAGGCCGCCAAGCAGTCGATGGCCGTGCACGTAAAAGCCATGCTGGCCTTCCAGAAAATGGGCGTGCCGACCTTCGACTACGGCAACAACATCCGCCAGATGGCCCAGGAAGAGGGCGTCGAGAATGCCTTCGATTTCCCAGGCTTCGTACCGGCCTACATCCGTCCGCTGTTCTGCCGCGGTATCGGCCCGTTCCGTTGGGCCGCGCTGTCGGGTGATCCGCAGGACATCTACAAGACCGATGCCAAGGTCAAGGAGTTGATTCCCGACGACGCTCATCTGCACAACTGGCTGGACATGGCGCGTGAGCGCATCAGCTTCCAGGGTCTGCCAGCGCGTATCTGCTGGGTCGGCCTGGGCCTGCGGGCCAAGTTGGGCCTGGCGTTCAACGAAATGGTGCGCAGCGGCGAATTGTCGGCCCCGATCGTGATTGGCCGCGATCACCTGGACTCCGGCTCCGTGGCCAGCCCCAACCGTGAAACCGAATCCATGCAGGACGGTTCCGACGCGGTCTCCGACTGGCCGCTGCTCAATGCCTTGCTCAACACCGCCAGTGGCGCGACCTGGGTTTCGCTGCACCACGGTGGCGGCGTCGGCATGGGCTTCTCCCAGCATTCGGGCATGGTGATTGTCTGCGACGGTACCGATGAAGCGGCCGAGCGCATTGCCCGCGTGCTGCACAACGACCCGGCCACTGGCGTGATGCGCCATGCCGATGCCGGTTACCAGATCGCTATCGACTGCGCCAAGGAACAGGGGCTTAACCTGCCGATGATCACCGGCAAGTAA
- a CDS encoding ABC transporter substrate-binding protein, which translates to MKSNKTLLTTLLSMGLLASAGATQAAGWCESGKPVKFAGLNWESAMLLTDVLQVVLEKGYDCKTDSLPGNSITMENALSSNDIQVFAEEWVGRSEVWNKAEKAGKVVGVGAPVVGAIEGWYVPRYVIEGDAKRKLQAKAPGLKNIADLGQYAAVFKDPEEPSKGRFYNCPAGWTCELDNSEMLKSYGLEKTYTNFRPGTGPALDAAVLSSYKRGEPILFYYWSPTPLMGQVDLVKLEEKPGVDKSVSIKVGLSKTFHDEAPELVAVLEKVNLPIDILNQNLGRMAKERIESPKLAKIFLKEHPEVWHAWVSEDAAKKIDAAL; encoded by the coding sequence ATGAAATCGAACAAGACCCTGCTGACCACGTTGCTTTCCATGGGCCTGCTGGCCAGCGCTGGCGCCACACAAGCGGCGGGTTGGTGCGAGTCGGGCAAACCGGTGAAGTTCGCCGGCCTGAACTGGGAAAGCGCCATGCTGCTGACCGACGTCCTGCAAGTGGTGCTGGAAAAAGGCTACGACTGCAAGACCGACAGCCTGCCAGGCAACTCCATCACCATGGAGAACGCCCTGAGCAGCAACGACATCCAGGTGTTTGCCGAGGAGTGGGTCGGCCGCAGCGAAGTCTGGAACAAGGCCGAGAAGGCCGGCAAGGTGGTCGGCGTAGGTGCGCCGGTGGTGGGCGCCATCGAAGGTTGGTATGTGCCGCGCTACGTGATTGAAGGCGACGCCAAGCGCAAGCTCCAAGCCAAGGCTCCAGGCCTGAAGAACATCGCTGACCTGGGCCAGTACGCCGCCGTGTTCAAGGACCCGGAAGAACCATCCAAGGGCCGTTTCTACAACTGCCCGGCCGGTTGGACCTGTGAGCTGGACAACAGCGAAATGCTGAAAAGCTATGGCCTGGAAAAAACCTACACCAACTTCCGCCCTGGCACCGGCCCGGCCTTGGATGCGGCGGTGCTGTCGAGCTACAAGCGTGGCGAGCCGATCCTGTTCTACTACTGGTCGCCGACGCCGCTGATGGGCCAGGTGGACCTGGTGAAACTGGAAGAAAAACCCGGCGTGGATAAAAGCGTGAGCATCAAGGTCGGCCTGTCCAAGACCTTCCACGACGAAGCTCCGGAACTGGTGGCAGTGCTGGAAAAGGTCAACCTGCCGATCGACATCCTGAACCAGAACCTCGGCCGTATGGCCAAGGAGCGGATCGAGTCGCCGAAACTGGCGAAGATCTTCCTGAAGGAACATCCTGAAGTCTGGCACGCCTGGGTCAGTGAAGACGCTGCCAAGAAAATCGACGCGGCTCTGTAG
- a CDS encoding cytosine permease has translation MAVSSTRASSKPLIEKRSIDYIPEVERHGRLLSQFTLWMGANLQITAIVTGALAVVLGGDVFWSLIGLLIGQLLGGGVMALHAAQGPKLGLPQMISSRVQFGVYGAAIPIVLVCLMYLGFTATGTVLSGQALGQLFGVSDSVGILIFASVIVLVTVLGYRVIHFIGRVASVIGVIAFVYLFARLMSQTDVGVLLNIRHFSWSSFLLAVSLAASWQIAFGPYVADYSRYLPSKTSSVKTFFAAGAGSVIGAQVAMILGVFAAASANGQFAGHEVAYIVGLGGTGATAALLYFSIAFGKVTISTLNSYGSFMCIATIISGFRGHLNVTRLQRLVFVLAIVGTATLIALLGQHSFLGAFKSFILFLLAFFTPWSAINLVDYYCITRERYDVPALADPNGRYGRWNALGISVYVFGVLVQLPFIATKFYTGPLVEAMGGVDISWIIGLVVPAGLYYVAAKKWHSAVPDQLILPIEQDAVDAQPSRAGRLQAV, from the coding sequence ATGGCTGTCAGTAGCACACGCGCAAGCAGCAAGCCGTTGATCGAGAAACGCTCGATCGACTACATCCCGGAAGTGGAGAGACACGGCCGGTTGTTGAGCCAGTTCACCCTCTGGATGGGTGCCAACCTGCAAATCACGGCCATTGTCACCGGCGCATTGGCGGTGGTGCTGGGTGGTGATGTGTTCTGGTCGTTGATCGGTTTGCTGATCGGCCAACTGCTCGGCGGCGGCGTCATGGCGTTGCATGCCGCGCAAGGGCCCAAGCTCGGCCTGCCGCAGATGATCTCCAGCCGGGTGCAGTTTGGTGTTTATGGCGCGGCCATTCCGATCGTGCTGGTGTGCCTGATGTACCTGGGTTTCACCGCAACCGGAACCGTGCTTTCCGGCCAGGCGCTGGGCCAGTTGTTTGGCGTCAGCGACAGTGTTGGCATCCTCATTTTCGCCAGTGTCATTGTGCTGGTCACGGTGCTCGGTTATCGGGTAATTCACTTCATTGGCCGTGTCGCCAGCGTCATTGGTGTGATTGCCTTTGTTTACCTGTTCGCCCGCCTGATGAGCCAGACGGACGTTGGCGTACTCCTGAACATCCGCCATTTCAGCTGGAGCAGTTTCCTGCTGGCGGTGTCGCTCGCGGCATCCTGGCAGATCGCCTTCGGCCCCTACGTGGCTGACTATTCGCGTTACCTGCCGAGCAAGACTTCCTCGGTGAAAACCTTTTTTGCCGCAGGCGCCGGCTCAGTCATCGGCGCGCAGGTGGCGATGATCCTCGGCGTGTTTGCTGCCGCCTCGGCCAATGGGCAGTTTGCGGGTCACGAAGTGGCCTACATCGTTGGCCTGGGTGGTACCGGTGCCACCGCCGCGCTGTTGTACTTCAGCATCGCGTTCGGCAAGGTCACCATTTCCACGCTGAACTCCTACGGCAGCTTCATGTGCATTGCGACCATCATCAGCGGTTTTCGTGGTCACCTGAACGTCACACGCTTGCAGCGTCTGGTCTTCGTGCTGGCCATCGTCGGCACCGCGACTCTGATCGCGCTGCTCGGCCAGCACTCGTTCCTCGGTGCGTTCAAGTCCTTCATCCTGTTCTTGCTGGCGTTCTTTACGCCTTGGAGCGCGATCAACCTGGTGGACTACTACTGCATCACTCGCGAGCGCTATGACGTGCCGGCACTGGCGGACCCGAACGGTCGCTACGGTCGTTGGAATGCCCTTGGTATCAGCGTCTATGTCTTCGGTGTACTGGTTCAACTGCCGTTCATTGCCACCAAGTTCTATACCGGTCCGTTGGTGGAAGCGATGGGGGGTGTGGATATTTCCTGGATCATCGGTCTGGTGGTCCCGGCGGGGCTGTATTACGTCGCCGCCAAGAAGTGGCATAGCGCTGTACCCGATCAATTGATCCTGCCGATCGAGCAGGACGCGGTTGACGCACAACCGAGCAGGGCGGGCCGCCTCCAAGCGGTCTGA
- a CDS encoding glycine betaine/L-proline ABC transporter ATP-binding protein yields MSNAAISKIEVKNVFKIFGNRSKEALELIRQNKTKDQVLAETGCVVGVNDLSLSIGTGEIFVIMGLSGSGKSTLVRHFNRLIDPTSGAILVDGEDILQLDMDALREFRRHKISMVFQSFGLLPHKSVLDNVAYGLKVRGESKQVCAERALHWINTVGLKGYENKYPHQLSGGMRQRVGLARALAADTDIILMDEAFSALDPLIRAEMQDQLLELQKTLHKTIVFITHDLDEAVRIGNRIAILKDGKLIQVGTPREILHSPADEYVDRFVQRRAAVV; encoded by the coding sequence ATGAGCAACGCAGCCATCAGCAAGATCGAAGTCAAGAACGTCTTCAAGATTTTCGGCAATCGCTCCAAGGAAGCCCTGGAGCTGATCCGCCAAAACAAGACCAAGGACCAGGTACTGGCCGAAACCGGTTGCGTGGTCGGCGTGAACGACCTGTCGCTGAGTATCGGCACTGGCGAGATCTTCGTGATCATGGGCCTGTCCGGCTCCGGCAAGTCCACCCTGGTGCGGCACTTCAACCGGCTGATCGACCCCACCAGCGGCGCGATCCTGGTGGACGGTGAAGACATCCTGCAACTGGACATGGACGCCCTGCGCGAATTTCGCCGGCACAAGATCAGCATGGTGTTCCAGAGCTTCGGCCTGTTGCCCCACAAGAGCGTGCTGGACAACGTCGCCTATGGCTTGAAAGTGCGCGGCGAGAGCAAGCAGGTGTGCGCCGAGCGGGCGCTGCACTGGATCAACACCGTGGGCCTGAAGGGCTACGAGAACAAATACCCGCACCAGCTCTCCGGTGGCATGCGCCAGCGCGTGGGCCTGGCCCGCGCCTTGGCGGCGGACACCGACATCATCCTGATGGACGAGGCCTTCAGCGCCCTCGACCCGCTGATCCGCGCGGAAATGCAGGACCAGTTGCTGGAGCTGCAAAAGACCCTGCACAAGACCATCGTGTTCATCACCCACGACCTCGACGAGGCCGTGCGTATCGGCAACCGCATTGCGATTCTCAAGGACGGCAAGCTGATCCAGGTCGGCACACCCCGGGAGATCCTGCACTCGCCGGCGGATGAGTATGTCGATCGGTTTGTGCAGCGGCGTGCGGCGGTGGTTTGA
- the hutH gene encoding histidine ammonia-lyase, giving the protein MTALNLIPGQLSLAQLRDIYQQPVTLSLDASASAQIEASVACVEQILAENRTAYGINTGFGLLASTRIASEDLENLQRSLVLSHAAGVGEPISDALVRLVMVLKVNSLSRGFSGIRRQVIDALIALINAEVYPHIPLKGSVGASGDLAPLAHMSLVLLGEGKARYKGEWLPAVEALKVAGLAPLTLAAKEGLALLNGTQVSTAFALRGLFEGEDLFAGALALGSLTVEAVLGSRSPFDARIHAARGQRGQIDVAAAYRDLLGERSEVSDSHQNCDKVQDPYSLRCQPQVMGACLTQFRQAAEVLVIEANAVSDNPLVFAAEGDVISGGNFHAEPVAMAADNMALAIAEIGSLSERRISLMMDKHMSQLPPFLVANGGVNSGFMIAQVTAAALASENKALSHPHSVDSLPTSANQEDHVSMAPAAGKRLWEMAENTRGILAVEWLAACQGLDLRGGLKTSAKLEQARALLRADVPFYEKDRFFAPDINAASELLASRCLNELVTAQLLPSL; this is encoded by the coding sequence ATGACTGCCTTAAACCTGATTCCCGGCCAACTGAGCCTTGCTCAATTGCGTGACATCTATCAGCAACCCGTGACCCTGAGCCTCGACGCCAGCGCCTCGGCGCAGATCGAGGCCAGTGTCGCCTGCGTTGAGCAGATCCTTGCCGAGAACCGCACTGCCTACGGCATCAACACCGGTTTTGGCTTGTTGGCCTCGACCCGCATCGCCAGCGAAGACCTGGAAAACCTGCAGCGCTCCCTGGTGCTGTCCCATGCCGCCGGTGTGGGCGAGCCGATCAGTGATGCGTTGGTCCGGCTGGTCATGGTGCTCAAGGTCAACAGCCTGAGCCGGGGTTTTTCCGGGATCCGCCGGCAGGTGATCGATGCGCTGATCGCGCTGATCAATGCCGAGGTCTATCCGCATATTCCGCTCAAAGGTTCGGTCGGTGCTTCTGGTGACCTGGCACCGCTGGCGCACATGTCCCTGGTGCTGCTGGGCGAGGGTAAGGCTCGTTACAAGGGCGAATGGCTGCCGGCTGTCGAGGCGCTGAAAGTCGCCGGCCTGGCGCCGCTGACGCTGGCGGCGAAAGAAGGCCTGGCGCTGCTCAACGGCACCCAGGTGTCCACCGCGTTTGCCCTGCGTGGCCTGTTCGAGGGCGAAGACCTGTTCGCCGGTGCCCTGGCCCTGGGCAGCCTGACAGTGGAAGCGGTGCTCGGCTCGCGCTCGCCGTTCGATGCGCGCATCCATGCCGCTCGCGGCCAGAGGGGCCAGATCGATGTCGCGGCGGCGTACCGTGATCTGCTGGGCGAGCGCAGTGAAGTTTCCGATTCACACCAGAACTGCGACAAGGTCCAGGACCCCTACTCCCTGCGCTGCCAGCCGCAAGTGATGGGCGCCTGCCTGACCCAGTTCCGCCAGGCCGCCGAAGTGCTGGTGATCGAGGCCAATGCGGTGTCGGATAACCCGCTGGTGTTCGCCGCCGAGGGCGACGTGATTTCCGGCGGCAACTTCCACGCCGAACCGGTGGCGATGGCGGCCGACAACATGGCCTTGGCGATTGCCGAAATCGGCTCCCTGAGCGAGCGCCGTATTTCGTTGATGATGGACAAGCACATGTCGCAACTGCCGCCGTTCCTGGTGGCCAACGGCGGGGTGAACTCCGGCTTCATGATTGCCCAGGTTACCGCGGCTGCCCTGGCCAGCGAAAACAAGGCCCTGTCCCATCCCCATTCGGTGGACAGCCTGCCGACCTCGGCCAACCAGGAAGACCACGTTTCCATGGCCCCGGCCGCCGGCAAGCGTTTGTGGGAAATGGCCGAGAACACCCGTGGAATTCTGGCGGTGGAATGGCTGGCGGCATGCCAGGGGCTGGACCTGCGTGGCGGTTTGAAGACCTCCGCGAAGCTGGAACAGGCCCGCGCGCTCTTGCGTGCAGACGTACCGTTTTATGAGAAGGACCGGTTCTTTGCGCCGGACATCAATGCGGCCAGTGAACTGTTGGCCAGTCGTTGCTTGAACGAGCTGGTCACAGCGCAATTGCTGCCGAGCCTGTAA